In Gemmatimonadota bacterium, a single genomic region encodes these proteins:
- a CDS encoding roadblock/LC7 domain-containing protein gives TALRFDPENFAAHRGMGFLCLERGEYNAACWHLERAAEQRPQDATVQEALGLARERQAAAGMAPAAPAYLYASAPAAVVDPARVFEPLLAETPFLGAMVVDRQGLLLAGTFADGDHARAEALAAMLDGGVQEAERAAVYLSLGEWRGMVLETDAATLHLSRLDGGYTLVVAVTHEAPAGWLLRTAARAAALAQPLLETAA, from the coding sequence ACCGCCCTCCGCTTCGATCCCGAAAACTTCGCGGCGCACCGCGGCATGGGGTTCCTCTGCCTCGAGCGGGGCGAATACAACGCCGCCTGCTGGCACCTCGAGCGCGCGGCCGAGCAGCGGCCGCAAGATGCTACCGTGCAGGAAGCGCTCGGGCTGGCCCGCGAGCGGCAGGCGGCCGCCGGGATGGCGCCAGCCGCCCCAGCCTACCTCTATGCGAGCGCCCCTGCTGCCGTCGTCGATCCGGCCCGTGTCTTCGAGCCGCTGCTCGCCGAGACTCCGTTCCTGGGCGCCATGGTGGTGGATCGACAGGGGCTCCTCCTCGCCGGCACCTTCGCCGATGGCGACCATGCCCGCGCCGAGGCGCTCGCCGCCATGCTGGACGGCGGCGTGCAGGAGGCGGAGCGCGCTGCCGTCTACCTGTCGCTGGGCGAGTGGCGCGGCATGGTGCTCGAGACCGACGCCGCCACGCTCCACCTCTCGCGGCTGGACGGCGGCTATACTCTGGTGGTGGCCGTCACCCACGAAGCACCCGCCGGCTGGCTGCTCCGTACCGCCGCCCGCGCCGCTGCCCTCGCGCAGCCCCTGCTCGAGACGGCCGCGTGA
- a CDS encoding roadblock/LC7 domain-containing protein: MSDAFAAVLDRLSRVPGVEGALLVDADAGVLVAADLAGGVDGGAVAALTASLYRQTARAAGDAGLGALETVHLEAEAGHVLVAGAAAPTLLVVAVAAVDAQLGLVRVETQRIAAELL, from the coding sequence GTGAGCGACGCCTTCGCTGCGGTCCTCGATCGGCTGAGCCGCGTGCCGGGCGTGGAAGGCGCGCTGCTAGTCGATGCCGACGCCGGCGTCCTCGTAGCCGCCGACCTCGCCGGCGGTGTGGACGGCGGCGCAGTGGCCGCGCTCACGGCGTCGCTCTATCGCCAGACCGCTCGCGCCGCCGGGGACGCCGGTTTGGGCGCACTCGAGACCGTGCACCTCGAGGCGGAGGCCGGCCACGTGCTCGTGGCGGGTGCGGCCGCCCCCACGCTCCTGGTGGTGGCCGTGGCCGCAGTGGACGCGCAGCTCGGGCTCGTGCGCGTCGAAACCCAG